One window of the Runella slithyformis DSM 19594 genome contains the following:
- a CDS encoding BlaI/MecI/CopY family transcriptional regulator: protein MRELTKAEEEIMQILWDLEKGVVWDVIEHLPDPKPAYNTVSTFIRILEQKGFIDHRAISGKTYEYFPIVSKEEYRAHEANKLVNNYFEGSLKELVSFFVQDKNISLQDADEIIKMLKR from the coding sequence ATGAGAGAACTCACAAAAGCCGAAGAAGAAATCATGCAAATCCTGTGGGATTTGGAAAAAGGAGTGGTTTGGGATGTGATTGAGCATTTGCCCGACCCCAAACCTGCCTACAATACGGTCTCTACGTTTATCCGAATTTTGGAACAGAAAGGCTTCATTGACCACCGGGCCATCAGCGGAAAAACCTACGAATACTTCCCGATTGTCAGCAAGGAAGAGTACCGCGCTCACGAGGCCAATAAACTGGTAAACAACTACTTTGAAGGGTCACTGAAAGAGTTGGTGTCGTTTTTTGTACAGGACAAAAACATCAGCCTTCAGGATGCCGACGAGATCATTAAAATGTTAAAGCGCTAG
- a CDS encoding Rid family detoxifying hydrolase has protein sequence MKKNTFTFLLILIATLTFAQKTVIKADQAPAPIGPYSQAVEANGMVFVAGQIGLNPQTRQLVAGGVEAETAQIMENIKAILGAAKLSMDDIVNATLYVKDLANFPKVNEIYGKYFTANFPARATIGVDNLPAGAAVEIAVIAVRGPRKK, from the coding sequence ATGAAAAAAAATACGTTTACGTTTCTGCTTATCCTTATAGCTACGCTGACCTTTGCCCAAAAAACCGTTATTAAAGCCGATCAGGCCCCCGCTCCCATCGGTCCTTACAGCCAGGCCGTTGAAGCCAACGGAATGGTGTTTGTTGCGGGTCAAATTGGCCTCAACCCCCAAACCCGCCAATTGGTTGCCGGGGGAGTAGAGGCAGAAACCGCGCAGATCATGGAAAATATAAAAGCCATTTTAGGAGCGGCCAAACTCTCCATGGATGATATCGTCAATGCTACCCTTTACGTAAAAGACCTCGCCAATTTTCCGAAAGTCAACGAAATTTACGGAAAGTATTTCACCGCAAATTTTCCCGCTCGTGCGACCATTGGTGTGGATAATCTGCCCGCAGGAGCGGCGGTGGAGATCGCCGTGATTGCCGTGCGCGGGCCTCGAAAGAAATAA
- a CDS encoding SCP2 sterol-binding domain-containing protein, translating to MSLQSLTEQIKTIVGTDSGLNASVKFATDEGVVVVDARQVPNVVSNENVPTDCTLEISTSDALDLLSGSLNPMMAYMTGKLKIDGDMGVAMKIAQTFGG from the coding sequence ATGAGCCTCCAATCACTCACTGAACAAATCAAAACCATCGTAGGCACCGACAGCGGCCTGAATGCCTCCGTCAAATTCGCAACGGATGAAGGCGTTGTGGTGGTAGATGCCAGGCAAGTACCGAATGTGGTCAGCAATGAAAATGTACCGACCGACTGCACGTTGGAAATTTCAACGAGCGATGCATTGGACCTTCTGAGCGGCTCCTTAAATCCAATGATGGCGTACATGACGGGCAAACTCAAGATCGACGGAGATATGGGCGTAGCCATGAAAATAGCCCAAACCTTTGGTGGATAG
- a CDS encoding histone H1, which yields MAKFDEIKNLVMSLEGDFDKFYNKGNQAAGTRVRKGMQDLKNIAQAIRAEVQNSKNSKE from the coding sequence ATGGCAAAATTTGATGAAATCAAAAATCTGGTAATGAGCCTTGAAGGAGACTTCGATAAGTTTTATAACAAAGGCAACCAGGCTGCCGGTACCCGTGTGCGTAAAGGAATGCAGGACCTTAAAAATATAGCTCAGGCTATCCGCGCCGAAGTACAGAACTCTAAAAACAGCAAGGAGTAA
- a CDS encoding DinB family protein gives MDVLDTRQDLRQQLQQIRQTVRQEFEPLSENQLLWKPAPTQWGVLECLVHLNMANQYYVNQLKFKVEHAPNNILPPFTFEMSFNGRMMLGLLDPKSTRKIPSPGMFKPKAYHLDPQKALTRFYAILDDLDAVLEGADVIDWNTKVASPLTSWIKFRFGDVLVFMTAHYQRHLNQALRVVQQAGFPTS, from the coding sequence ATGGATGTTCTTGACACTCGACAGGATTTACGTCAACAACTGCAGCAGATACGGCAGACGGTCCGGCAGGAGTTTGAGCCGCTGTCAGAAAATCAGCTCCTGTGGAAGCCCGCCCCCACTCAATGGGGTGTTCTGGAGTGTCTCGTGCACCTCAACATGGCCAATCAGTACTACGTCAACCAACTGAAATTTAAGGTTGAACACGCTCCTAATAATATCCTTCCGCCTTTCACCTTTGAGATGAGTTTTAACGGTCGGATGATGTTAGGGCTGCTGGATCCGAAATCTACCCGGAAGATTCCGTCGCCGGGCATGTTTAAGCCCAAAGCCTATCATTTGGATCCTCAAAAAGCCTTGACACGCTTTTATGCAATTTTGGACGATTTAGACGCAGTATTGGAAGGGGCAGATGTCATTGATTGGAATACCAAAGTAGCTTCTCCGCTTACTTCATGGATAAAATTCAGATTCGGTGATGTATTGGTATTTATGACGGCACATTATCAACGTCATTTGAACCAAGCCCTGCGGGTAGTGCAGCAAGCGGGCTTCCCTACCTCGTAG
- a CDS encoding MmcQ/YjbR family DNA-binding protein: MNIESLQLYCLSKPGVTEEFPFGEQTMVYKVMGKIFALTSLDSMPLSINLKCDPEKAIQLREEYDGVLPGFHMNKKHWNTVIAEGSVKDALLKEWIDHSYDLVVQSLPRKIKEQMT; the protein is encoded by the coding sequence ATGAACATTGAATCCTTACAGCTGTATTGTCTTTCCAAACCGGGGGTTACCGAAGAGTTTCCTTTTGGTGAACAAACGATGGTGTACAAAGTAATGGGCAAAATATTTGCCCTGACCTCCCTTGACAGTATGCCGCTCAGCATCAATTTGAAATGCGACCCCGAGAAGGCGATTCAGCTCCGGGAAGAATATGATGGCGTACTCCCGGGCTTTCACATGAATAAAAAGCATTGGAACACCGTCATCGCGGAAGGTTCTGTAAAAGACGCGCTTCTAAAAGAATGGATCGACCATTCGTATGATCTGGTGGTGCAATCGTTGCCGCGAAAGATAAAGGAGCAAATGACCTGA
- a CDS encoding DUF6728 family protein — MKRFIEFFQVSEVFGYFIRVFKKPDPSRPNTSSLRMMHGINRISIVMFLFCICVMLYRLFTR, encoded by the coding sequence ATGAAACGTTTCATTGAATTTTTCCAAGTGAGTGAAGTGTTTGGGTATTTTATACGGGTTTTTAAGAAACCGGATCCTTCACGGCCCAATACATCATCGCTGCGCATGATGCACGGCATTAATCGTATTTCCATCGTCATGTTCCTGTTTTGTATCTGCGTGATGCTGTATCGCTTATTTACAAGGTAA